A stretch of Lutra lutra chromosome 9, mLutLut1.2, whole genome shotgun sequence DNA encodes these proteins:
- the LOC125109760 gene encoding LOW QUALITY PROTEIN: intraflagellar transport protein 172 homolog (The sequence of the model RefSeq protein was modified relative to this genomic sequence to represent the inferred CDS: inserted 2 bases in 2 codons; deleted 2 bases in 1 codon; substituted 3 bases at 3 genomic stop codons) — protein MQLKHLRTLLSPQDGAAKVTCMAWSQNNAKFAICTVDRVVLLYDEHEERRDKFSTKPADMKYGRKSYMVKGMAFSPDSTKIAIGQTNNIIYVYKIDEDWDNKTVICNKFIQTINAVTCLPWPAEQHILYPFSHFQVRLANTKTNKSSTICGTDSYVVSLTTNSSGKGILSGHADGTIVRYFFDDEGSGESQGKLVNHPCPPYALAWATNSIVAAGCGRRIVAYGKEGHVLQTFDYSRDPQEREFTTAAASPGGQSVVLGSYDRLQVLHWSPXRSIWEEAKPKEIANLYTVTALAWKWDGSRLCAGTLCGGVEQXCCVWRSIYKSKFELTYVGPSQVIVKNLSSGTQVVLKSHYGYEVKEVKILRKERYLVAHTSDTLLLGDLNTNHLSEVAWQGSGGNEKYFFENENVCMIFNAGELTLVEYGSHDTLGSARTEFMNPHLISVRINERRQRGMEDNKKLAYLVDVKTIAIVDLTGGYNNGTISHESRVDWLELNEMGXKLLFRDRKLRLHLYDIESCSKTMILNFCSCVQWVPGSDVLVAQNRNSLCVWYNIEAPERVTTSSLRGDVVGLERGGGKTEVMVTEGVTTVAYMLDEGLFQLGTAIDDGNYTRATAFLETLEMTPETEAMWKTLSKLALEARQLHIVERCFSALGHVAKAXFLHETNEIADQVSREYGGEGMDFYQVRAHLAVLEKNYKLGTGPALAVLVHTGKSRNAVEEAMDMYQELHRWDECIAVAQAKGHPALEKLRWSYYQWLMDTQQEEQAGELLESQGDGLAAISLYLKAGLPAKAARLVPAREELLANTELVENITAALIKGELYERAGDLFEKIRNPERALECYCKGSAFMKAVELARLAFPMEVVRLEEAWGDHLVQQKQLDAAINHYIEARCSIKAIEAALGACQWKKAIYVLDLHDRNTASKYYPRVAQHCASLQEYEIAEELYIKGDXTEDAVDMYTCTPMPGRNVYFCLAASEGAGAR, from the exons gaTGGAGCTGCAAAGGTGACCTGCATGGCTTGGTCCCAGAACAATGCCAAGTTTGCCATCTGCACAGTGGACCGAGTGGTGTTGCTATACGATGAACATGAGGAGCGGAGAGATAAATTCTCCACCAAACCAGCTGACATGAAG TATGGCAGGAAGAGCTATATGGTGAAGGGCATGGCTTTTTCTCCTGATTCCACTAAAATTGCCATAGGACAGACCAACAACATCATCTATGTGTACAAGATTGACGAAGATTG GGATAACAAGACAGTCATCTGTAACAAATTTATCCAGACAATAAA TGCTGTCACTTGTCTGCCGTGGCCAGCAGAGCAGCACATC TTGtatccattttcccattttcaggTTCGTTTAGCAAACACTAAAACTAATAAATCATCTACCATCTGTGGGACAGATTCTTACGTGGTATCACTGACAACAAA TTCCTCTGGGAAAGGAATTCTCTCTGGTCATGCAGATGGCACCATTGTTAGGTATTTCTTCGATGATGAAGGCTCTGGAGAGTCACAG GGGAAGTTGGTTAACCACCCATGCCCACCCTATGCCTTGGCTTGGGCAACCAACAGCATTGTGGCTGCAGGCTGTGGTCGGAGAATTGTAGCCTATGGAAAGGAAGGCCACGTGCTACAAACTTTTGATTATAGCCGTGACCCTCAGGAGCGGGAGTTCACCACCGCTGCTGCAAGCCCTGGGGGCCAGTCTGTTGTGTTGGGAAGTTATGACAG ACTTCAGGTACTCCACTGGAGCCCTTGAAGAAGTATCTGGGAAGAGGCAAAGCCCAAGGAGATTGCCAACTTATATACCGTCACTGCCTTGGCCTGGAAATGGGATGGCTCACGACTCTGTGCG GGCACACTCTGTGGCGGAGTGGAAC TTTGCTGCGTCTGGAGAAGCATTTACAAGAGTAAGTTTGAGTTGACGTATGTGGGACCTAGCCAA GTGATTGTGAAGAATCTGTCATCAGGGACCCAAGTGGTACTGAAATCACACTATGGCTACGAGGTGAAAGAGGTAAAAATCCTCAGAAAGGAACGTTACCTGGTGGCCCACACGTCAGACACGCTGCTGTTGGGGGACCTGAACACTAATCACCTTAGTGAG GTGGCTTGGCAGGGATCTGGTGGCAATGAGaagtatttctttgaaaatgaaaat GTGTGCATGATCTTCAATGCTGGAGAGCTAACCCTGGTGGAGTATGGGAGTCATGATACCCTGGGTTCTGCACGTACTGAATTCATGAACCCCCACCTCATCAG TGTCCGTATTAATGAGCGGCGTCAACGAGGGATGGAAGACAATAAGAAATTGGCTTATCTTGTTGATGTTAAGACTATTGCTATAG TGGATCTGACTGGTGGCTACAACAATGGCACCATCAGCCATGAGAGCCGTGTGGATTGGCTGGAACTTAATGAAATGG CCAAGCTTCTCTTCAGGGACCGGAAACTTCGT TTACATCTGTACGATATTGAAAGCTGCTCTAAGACGATGATCCTCAACTTCTGCTCCTGCGTGCAGTGGGTCCCAGGAAGTGACGTGCTGGTGGCTCAGAACCGAaacagcctg tgtgtgtggtacaaCATTGAGGCCCCCGAGAGGGTCACCACATCCTCTCTTAGG GGTGATGTGGTAGGTctggagcggggtggggggaagaccgAGGTGATGGTGACCGAAGGTGTGACAACTGTTGCCTACATGCTGGATGAGGGCCTGTTCCAGTTAGGAACGGCCATTGATGACGGCAACTACACCCG gGCCACAGCCTTCTTGGAGACTCTGGAAATGACCCCAGAAACAGAGGCGATGTGGAAAACCTTGAGCAAACTGGCACTCGAGGCAAGGCAGCTCCACATCGTGGAGAG GTGCTTTTCTGCTTTGGGCCACGTAGCAAAAGCTTGATTCCTGCATGAGACCAATGAGATTGCAGACCAAGTGTCTCGGGAATAT ggaggagaaggaatggaCTTTTACCAGGTCCGAGCACACCTAGCCGTGCTGGAGAAGAACTACAAGCTTGGAACAG GGCCTGCCCTGGCCGTGCTTGTGCACACAGGCAAATCCAGA AATGCCGTTGAGGAGGCTATGGACATGTACCAGGAGCTGCACCGTTGGGATGAGTGTATCGCTGTGGCTCAGGCCAAG GGGCACCCAGCCCTGGAGAAGCTGCGCTGGAGTTACTACCAGTGGCTGATGGACACACAGCAAGAGGAGCAAGCTGGTGAGCTACTGGAGAGCCAGGGGGATGGACTAGCAGCCATCAGCCTCTACCTCAAAGCCGGGCTCCCTGCCAAAGCTGCCCGACTGGTGCCGGCCCGGGAGGAACTGCTAGCTAACACCGAGCTGGTAGAAAACATCACTGCAGCCCTTATCAAGGGGGAGCTGTATGAAAGG GCAGGTGATCTCTTTGAGAAGATTCGAAACCCAGAGCGGGCCCTGGAGTGCTACTGTAAAGGCAGCGCATTCATGAAAG CGGTGGAGCTGGCTCGGTTGGCATTCCCAATGGAAGTGGTGAGACTGGAAGAGGCCTGGGGGGATCACTTGGTGCAGCAGAAGCAGCTCGATGCAGCCATTAATCACTACATTGAAGCCAG gtGCTCCATTAAGGCAATTGAAGCTGCCCTGGGCGCCTGCCAGTGGAAGAAGGCCATTTATGTATTAGACCTACATGACCGGAACACTGCGTCCAAATACTATCCCCGCGTGGCCCAACACTGTGCGTCTCTGCAGGAGTATGAG ATTGCAGAGGAGCTCTACATTAAGGGAGACTGAACAGAAGATGCAGTAGACATGTACACATGTACGCCGATGCCAGGTCGGAACGTCTACTTCTGCCTGGCAGCTTCCGAGGGGGCTGGGGCCAGATAG
- the LOC125109761 gene encoding LOW QUALITY PROTEIN: uncharacterized protein C2orf16-like (The sequence of the model RefSeq protein was modified relative to this genomic sequence to represent the inferred CDS: inserted 4 bases in 3 codons; substituted 1 base at 1 genomic stop codon) — translation MRALWCLLIYPQLYLVSTPEGRREIRLHLGFRLLTGKRSQVPKYHRRDRSITPRSSISPSLRKAKVYTRASQSPTSTVDFQSISSQSPAPVQVHIRQRQYRSPALAGKTTIGGPGHYEFTQVHSLPESDSESNQDEKWAKRRIKKTRSSKYPKKRITTGGRTQNTKFYTNGRTTIRSSSRDLREQLRRKRNGVSQTTTISSKRQSKKSSQPKFIQQLFQGLKQAFQTARRIMAFAGQKTEDRSRPDHXCSSKNHHPKQKARDYSSSRDIKRDXSVGKLKPTDITTKQEKMLWEEIQPFISAHQPKRGSSFQRRHTQRPKPIVSQRTAIFKSTSIRQAVVIVQNDNSSKGKKSXYRCEISSQESKSSKIGTRVQARGRNLHGSLKRTSHSHLKEKLTPKKRNHHSFVRERTPXNDSSERSHRSPSERRHRSRPRRRYHSSSERSHQSPCERRCRSSCERGCRSLFQKTHHSPLEVSGHSPSERRQHRPSERSGRSSSERTHCSPSERSGRSLCEGNRHGHSEQSQQSHFERRQYSWCGKTHLSPSARTHHSPAKERLKHSCPRERLRHGLSEDCKGSSNTFPRDHTHNTPKQAKFRGLKRTDEIRPHYSLTGSSLHRPAPFLASFLLSHCLGYLHPQQSKSL, via the exons ATGAG GGCACTTTGGTGCCTTCTTATCTACCCACAGCTCTACCTTGTAAGCACTCCCGAAGGCCGCAGAGAGATTAGGTTGCATCTTGGCTTTAGGTTGCTAACTGGGAAAAGATCCCAAGTCCCAAAGTATCACAGAAGAGACAGATCCATCACACCAAGGAGTTCTATATCACCATCACTAAGGAAAGCTAAAGTCTATACTCGAGCTTCCCAGAGTCCTACTTCTACAGTGGATTTCCAGTCTATATCTTCCCAGTCTCCTGCTCCTGTACAAGTCCACATCAGGCAAAGACAGTATAGGAGCCCTGCCCTAGCAGGAAAGACGACAATTGGAGGGCCAGGGCACTATGAGTTTACTCAAGTTCACTCTCTACCAGAGAGTGACTCTGAAAGCAATCAGGATGAAAAATGGGCTAAAAGGAGAATCAAAAAGACCCGTAGTTCAAAATACCCAAAGAAAAGAATCACTACGGGAGGCAGAACACAAAACACAAAGTTCTACACAAATGGTAGAACCACAATACGGAGTTCTTCTCGGGATTTACGAGAACAGttaagaaggaagaggaatggaGTATCTCAGACAACTACTATCTCTTCAAAAAGACAATCTAAGAAATCCTCCCAACCCAAATTCATTCAACAGCTTTTTCAAGGCCTAAAGCAAGCATTCCAGACAGCACGCAGAATTATGGCTTTTGCTGGACAGAAGACTGAGGACAGGTCAAGGCCAGACCATTAGTGTTCAAGCAAAAACCACCAtccaaaacaaaaagccagagaTTATTCCTCATCAAGAGATATCAAAAGAGA GTCAGTTGGTAAGCTAAAGCCAACAGACATAACCACTAAGCAGGAGAAGATGTTATGGGAAGAAATACAGCCATTCATATCAGCTCATCAACCAAAAAGAGGTAGCTCTTTCCAACGTAGACATACCCAACGACCCAAGCCCATAGTTTCCCAAAGAACTGCTATTTTCAAAAGCACTTCAATCAGACAGGCTGTGGTTATTGTTCAAAACGACAATAGTAGCAAAGGTAAGAAAT CCTACAGATGTGAAATCTCTAGCCAGGAGTCCAAGAGCTCCAAAATAGGAACCAGAGTTCAAGCCAGAGGAAGAAACCTACATGGTTCACTTAAGAGAACCTCACACAGTCACCTTAAAGAGAAACTCACACCCAAGAAGCGAAACCACCATAGCTTCGTAAGGGAGAGAACCC TTAATGATTCCTCTGAAAGAAGCCATCGCAGTCCCTCCGAGAGGCGCCATCGAAGCCGTCCTCGGAGGAGATATCACAGTTCCTCTGAAAGGAGCCATCAGAGTCCCTGTGAGAGGAGATGTCGCAGTTCCTGTGAGAGGGGATGTCGCAGTCTCTTTCAGAAAACTCATCACAGTCCCTTAGAGGTGAGCGGACACAGCCCTTCTGAGAGAAGACAGCACAGGCCCTCTGAGAGGAGCGGTCGCAGTTCCTCAGAGAGAACTCACTGTAGTCCCTCTGAAAGAAGTGGACGCAGTCTGTGTGAGGGGAACAGACACGGTCATTCTGAGCAGAGCCAACAGAGCCACTTTGAAAGGCGCCAGTACAGTTGGTGCGGGAAAACCCATCTCAGTCCCTCTGCGAGAACCCATCACAGTCCCGCTAAGGAGAGACTCAAACACAGCTGCCCCAGGGAAAGGCTCAGACATGGTCTGTCTGAAGATTGCAAGGGCTCCTCAAACACGTTTCCTAGGGACCACACACACAATACTCCAAAACAGGCCAAGTTTAGAGGCCTGAAGCGAACAGATGAGATTCGTCCCCATTATTCACTGACTGGCTCAAGCCTTCACCGACCTGCcccttttctggcttctttcctgCTCAGCCACTGCCTCGGATACCTGCACCCTCAGCAATCCAAGAGCCTCTAA
- the LOC125109670 gene encoding uncharacterized protein C2orf16-like, with the protein MTPRLRYPVPESVGSTSKQWLQREESLDLSPRQTGQAIGHAESVELTSETRQQGDGPMGLTQSQNQSMKYSQIAPGLQGQITELMRISPKPQDQVTGSTKTQLQAAHPIGITSIGPPKVVEYVKVTPGPPLQVVKSVALTTGGTSQMVDYVELTPKVQDVRPSEFTSGLWLQSVKSKELTTEPTHQILDIMKLTGFQIVKTVLIPRPPLQIVKSEELAPLPIPQIAEPIEVSLGSATEVMDCLDFFPRPHLQEMVEPVELTLRPNTEEKSSESLSQPAFSLEESTVFTHEQGLQAMKGMGIKTGLPQIMECEDLNLVQVYQNRESEDFMSREELQIGNYFSRFLQNSSNSLISSSVEAPELGSLCDLEMPEVSRALDIKKLWDRYFAV; encoded by the coding sequence ATGACACCAAGGCTAAGATATCCAGTTCCTGAATCTGTGGGTTCAACCTCTAAGCAATGGCTTCAAAGGGAGGAATCTTTAGATTTGTCCCCAAGGCAAACAGGTCAAGCTATAGGACATGCAGAATCTGTAGAGCTCACATCTGAGACACGGCAGCAAGGGGATGGACCAATGGGGCTGACACAGTCACAGAATCAAAGTATGAAATATTCACAGATAGCTCCAGGACTACAGGGTCAAATTACAGAGCTTATGAGGATCAGTCCAAAGCCACAAGATCAAGTCACAGGATCTACAAAGACACAGCTTCAAGCTGCTCACCCAATAGGAATAACCTCAATAGGCCCCCCAAAAGTTGTTGAATATGTGAAAGTGACACCTGGGCCACCACTTCAGGTTGTAAAGTCTGTAGCATTAACAACAGGGGGAACCTCTCAAATGGTAGACTATGTTGAACTGACTCCAAAAGTACAAGATGTGAGACCTTCTGAGTTTACCTCAGGGCTGTGGTTGCAAAGTGTAAAATCAAAGGAATTAACCACAGAGCCAACACACCAGATTTTGGATATAATGAAGTTGACAGGCTTTCAAATTGTAAAGACTGTGTTAATCCCACGGCCACCACTTCAAATTGTAAAATCTGAGGAATTAGCACCACTACCAATTCCTCAGATTGCAGAACCAATAGAAGTTTCCTTAGGATCAGCTACTGAAGTAATGGATTGTTTGGACTTCTTCCCAAGGCCACATCTTCAAGAAATGGTAGAACCTGTAGAACTAACTCTGAGGCCAAATACCGAAGAGAAATCTTCAGAATCACTCTCACAGCCAGCATTTTCTTTGGAGGAATCTACAGTGTTCACTCATGAACAAGGGCTTCAGGCCATGAAAGGAATGGGGATAAAAACAGGGCTTCCTCAAATCATGGAATGTGAGGATTTGAATCTAGTACAGGTATATCAGAATAGGGAATCTGAGGATTTTATGTCAAGAGAGGAGTTACAAATAGGGAATTATTTCTCTAGATTTCTACAGAACTCTTCAAACTCGCTCATCTCAAGCTCTGTCGAAGCACCTGAATTAGGAAGCCTTTGTGATCTGGAGATGCCAGAAGTGTCAAGGGCCTTGGATATAAAAAAACTTTGGGACAGATATTTTGCAGTCTGA
- the LOC125109668 gene encoding LOW QUALITY PROTEIN: uncharacterized protein LOC125109668 (The sequence of the model RefSeq protein was modified relative to this genomic sequence to represent the inferred CDS: deleted 1 base in 1 codon) has product MVFNLDPHLQDLKSELIPGSKFLAIAPMECNPEPQMKRVNSSKVNPEPKLQCTNSMGCKPGPPLQGVQSFELTSGTKCQGPGSQVNPGSKNQSETSMVFSTELRLQDLKSKLIPGSKFLAVAPMECNPGPQMKCVNSLELDPEPKVQCASSMGYELGPPLQGIQSFELTSGVKCQGMGSFDLNLGSEVLGIKSLTFDPVQHLQNVKRELSPGTKFQGITSQELNCALQLQGVNSSDLNFGSALQCINAIKFNPDPQMQGMKPSDLNPTSQYQDTKSILFNPGPHLRGVKSSELIPGTKFPEIQFLENHCGSQQQVVHSVFTLGSLLNGMKSVLFLPKPLLEDVKSVKTNKEPVSCGGNSVKLASGSELQDLKCEMFALEPCFTKVKSVELNPGPHPQGMNSGELPYTSGSTVRDLWCLHQSCVFKM; this is encoded by the exons ATGGTGTTCAACCTTGATCCACATTTGCAAGATTTGAAATCTGAATTGATTCCAGGGTCAAAGTTTCTTGCTATAGCACCCATGGAATGCAATCCTGAGCCACAGATGAAGCGTGTAAATTCTTCTAAGGTGAATCCAGAGCCAAAATTACAATGTACAAATTCTATGGGGTGCAAACCTGGGCCACCTTTGCAAGGTGTACAGTCCTTTGAATTGACTTCAGGGACAAAATGTCAAGGTCCAGGATCTCAGGTGAATCCGGGGTCCAAGAATCAAAGTGAGACATCTATGGTGTTCAGCACTGAACTACGTTTACAAGATTTGAAATCCAAATTGATTCCAGGGTCAAAGTTTCTTGCTGTAGCACCTATGGAGTGCAACCCTGGGCCACAGATGAAGTGTGTAAATTCTTTGGAGCTGGATCCAGAGCCAAAAGTACAATGTGCTAGTTCTATGGGGTATGAACTTGGGCCACCTTTGCAAGGTATACAATCTTTTGAGTTGACTTCAGGGGTTAAATGTCAAGGTATGGGATCTTTTGACTTGAATCTGGGGTCAGAAGTTCTAGGTATAAAATCTCTTACGTTCGACCCTGTGCAACATTTACAAAATGTGAAACGTGAATTGAGTCCAGGGACAAAGTTTCAAGGTATAACATCACAAGAATTAAACTGTGCCCTGCAGCTGCAAGGTGTGAATTCTTCTGATTTGAATTTTGGGTCAGCACTTCAATGCATAAATGCTATAAAGTTTAATCCAGATCCACAGATGCAAGGCATGAAACCCTCTGACTTGAATCCTACGTCACAATATCAAGATACAAAATCTATTCTGTTCAATCCTGGACCACATTTGCGAGGTGTAAAATCTTCTGAGTTAATTCCAGGGACAAAGTTTCCAGAAATCCAGTTTTTGGAGAATCACTGTGGGTCACAGCAACAAGTTGTGCACTCAGTGTTCACTTTAGGCTCTTTGCTGAATGGTATGAAATCTGTGTTATTTTTACCAAAGCCACTGCTTGAAGATGTAAAGTCTGTGAAGACGAACAAAGAGCCAGTGTCTTGTGGTGGAAATTCTGTGAAACTGGCTTCAGGCTCTGAGCTGCAGGACTTGAAATGTGAGATGTTTGCACTAGAGCCATGTTTTACAAAAGTGAAATCTGTGGAGTTAAATCCAGGGCCACATCCTCAAGGTATGAATTCTGGGGAGTTGCCC TACACCTCAGGCAGCACAGTGAGAGATCTGTGGTGTTTGCACCAAAGTTGTGTTTTCAAGATGTGA
- the LOC125109763 gene encoding LOW QUALITY PROTEIN: uncharacterized protein LOC125109763 (The sequence of the model RefSeq protein was modified relative to this genomic sequence to represent the inferred CDS: inserted 1 base in 1 codon; deleted 2 bases in 1 codon; substituted 1 base at 1 genomic stop codon), whose amino-acid sequence VVKSSDLTLGSKLQNVQLVFNPDPQFQGVKCSKLSSETKFQDVESVNVKPGPQLRGVKSSELIQGTKLQKVKSVDFKSGPQLEDMTSSRLIMGIKLQDVKSMNFKSGPHLKDGKSSQVIPREELRGVKSAELKANPKLKKKSSDLTLEGKFSGMKAGPQVQDVKCSELIMGITLQDKKSGGFGSRSHMQGMRSSEVIPGSKLQQVKPSEFNHGPKLQGGKSDLIQMRKLQGVKSVEFNPGPQRQGEKSDLKLECRLQDLKSVELKPALQLQGVPSSELAPKTKLQSGESVEFLTRPTWQDMKPLELTLGAKTQDVKSLGFESVPQLKNRNLXMLTPGSHIQGMKSLKFSPGATLQGAKSPESVKLQIMKTTEVNQDLEFQVAKPSELALESKICSVIPSEFNAGKQQQEEKSFKLKPWPELPSVKFVVYSPGPHLQHIXSSELCKETKLQDVKSKESNPEQQWQDVKSSELCQGSRFQGMPSFKFNPGPQLQEIKPELCTDRKLPYEPFLETKHQPKL is encoded by the exons GTTGTGAAATCTTCTGACCTGACCCTTGGATCTAAGCTTCAAAATGTGCAGTTGGTGTTCAATCCTGACCCACAGTTTCAAGGAGTGAAATGTTCTAAATTAAGCTCAGAAACAAAGTTTCAAGATGTGGAATCTGTGAATGTCAAACCTGGGCCACAGCTGAGAGGTGTGAAATCTTCTGAATTGATACAGGGGACAAAGCTTCAAAAAGTGAAGTCCGTGGACTTCAAGTCAGGCCCCCAGTTGGAAGATATGACATCATCTAGGTTGATTATGGGTATAAAGCTTCAAGACGTAAAATCTATGAATTTCAAGTCTGGACCACACTTGAAGGATGGGAAATCTTCACAAGTGATCCCAAGGGAAGAGCTTCGAGGTGTGAAATCTGCAGAACTGAAAGCTAATCCAAAGTTAAAG AAGAAATCTTCTGATTTGACCCTGGAGGGGAAGTTTTCAGGTATGAAAGCAGGCCCACAGGTACAAGATGTGAAATGTTCTGAGTTGATCATGGGTATAACGCTTCAAGATAAAAAATCGGGAGGGTTTGGTTCTAGATCACACATGCAAGGTATGAGATCTTCTgaagtgatcccagggtcaaaaCTTCAACAAGTGAAACCCTCTGAGTTCAACCACGGTCCAAAGCTACAAGGTGGGAAATCTGATTTAATTCAGATGAGGAAGCTTCAAGGTGTGAAGTCTGTGGAGTTCAACCCCGGACCACAGAGACAGGGTGAGAAATCTGATTTGAAGCTAGAGTGCAGGCTCCAAGATTTGAAATCTGTTGAGTTAAAACCGGCTCTGCAGTTACAAGGTGTACCATCTTCTGAGTTAGCACCAAAAACAAAGCTTCAAAGTGGAGAATCTGTGGAGTTCCTTACCAGACCCACGTGGCAAGACATGAAACCTCTTGAATTGACTCTCGGTGCAAAGACCCAAGATGTGAAATCTTTGGGGTTTGAGTCAGTCCCACAGTTAAAAAATAGGAATT CTATGTTGACACCAGGATCACACATTCAAGGCATGAAATCTCTGAAATTCAGCCCTGGGGCAACGTTGCAAGGTGCAAAATCTCCTGAGTCTGTAAAGCTTCAAATAATGAAAACCACAGAGGTCAACCAGGACCTAGAGTTCCAGGTTGCAAAACCCTCTGAGTTAGCCTTGGAATCAAAGATTTGCAGTGTGATACCTTCCGAGTTCAatgctgggaagcagcagcaaGAAGAGAAGTCTTTTAAGTTGAAACCATGGCCAGAGCTTCCAAGTGTGAAATTTGTGGTATACAGCCCTGGACCACATTTGCAACATATATAATCTTCAGAATTGTGCAAAGAGACAAAGCTCCAAGATGTGAAATCTAAGGAATCCAATCCTGAGCAGCAGTGGCAAGATGTTAAATCCTCTGAGTTATGCCAGGGATCAAGGTTTCAAGGTATGCCATCCTTCAAGTTCAATCCTGGGCCACAGTTACAAGAGATAAAACCTGAGTTGTGCACAGACAGGAAGCTTCCATATGAGCCATTTCTGGAAACGAAGCATCAGCCTAAATTATAA